The proteins below come from a single Alligator mississippiensis isolate rAllMis1 chromosome 2, rAllMis1, whole genome shotgun sequence genomic window:
- the RBPJ gene encoding recombining binding protein suppressor of hairless isoform X3, translated as MRKFGERPQPKRLTREAMRNYLKERGDQTVLILHAKVAQKSYGNEKRFFCPPPCVYLMGSGWKKKKEQMERDGCSEQESQPCAFIGIGNSDQEMQQLNLEGKNYCTAKTLYISDSDKRKHFMLSVKMFYGNSDDIGVFLSKRIKVISKPSKKKQSLKNADLCIASGTKVALFNRLRSQTVSTRYLHVEGGNFHASSQQWGAFYIHLLDDDESEGEEFTVRDGYIHYGQTVKLVCSVTGMALPRLIIRKVDKQTALLDADDPVSQLHKCAFYLKDTERMYLCLSQERIIQFQATPCPKEPNKEMINDGASWTIISTDKAEYTFYEGMGPVHAPVTPVPVVESLQLNGGGDVAMLELTGQNFTPNLRVWFGDVEAETMYRCAESMLCVVPDISAFREGWRWVRQPVQVPVTLVRNDGIIYSTSLTFTYTPEPGPRPHCSAAGAILRANSSLMASSETNTNSEGSYTNASTNPTNVTSSTATVVS; from the exons GTTCTTTTGCCCCCCTCCATGTGTGTATCTTATGGGTAgtggatggaagaaaaaaaaagaacaaatggaaCGGGATGGTTGTTCTGAGCAAGAGTCACAACCATGCGCTTTCATTGGAATAGGAAACAGTGACCAAGAAATGCAGCAGCTAAACTTGGAAGGAAAG AACTATTGCACAGCCAAAACATTGTACATATCTGACTCAGACAAGAGAAAGCACTTCATGTTATCAGTAAAAATGTTCTATGGCAATAGTGATGACATCGGTGTGTTCCTCAGTAAACGGATCAAAGTCATCTCCAAACCTTCTAAAAAGAAACAGTCACTGAAAAATGCAGACT TATGTATTGCATCAGGGACAAAAGTGGCACTATTTAATAGACTTCGATCCCAAACAGTTAGCACAAGATACTTGCACGTAGAAGGAGGTAATTTCCATGCCAGTTCACAACAGTGGGGAGCATTTTACATTCATCTCt TGGATGATGATGAATCGGAGGGAGAAGAATTCACGGTGCGTGATGGCTACATTCATTATGGACAGACTGTCAAACTTGTGTGCTCAGTTACTGGCATGGCACTCCCAAGACTG ATAATTCGAAAAGTGGATAAACAGACAGCGTTATTGGATGCAGATGATCCAGTATCACAGCTCCATAAATGTGCGTTCTACCTTAAAGATACTGAGAGAATGTACTTGTGCCTTTCCCAGGAGAGAATAATCCAGTTTCAA GCCACTCCATGCCCAAAGGAACCAAATAAAGAGATGATTAATGATGGAGCTTCTTGGACAATCATTAGTACAGATAAAGCAGAATATACATTTTATGAGGGGATGGGACCGGTACATGCTCCAGTAACACCTGTGCCTGTTGTAGAAAGTCTTCAA TtgaatggtggtggggatgtaGCAATGCTGGAACTTACAGGACAGAATTTCACTCCAAATTTACGTGTGTGGTTTGGGGATGTGGAAGCTGAAACCATGTACAG ATGTGCAGAGAGCATGCTGTGTGTCGTTCCAGATATTTCTGCATTCCGAGAGGGTTGGAGGTGGGTCCGTCAGCCAGTCCAAGTTCCAGTAACTTTAGTCCGTAATGATGGCATAATCTACTCTACCAGCCTTACCTTTACATATACACCAGAGCCAGGGCCACGACCACATTGCAGTGCTGCTGGAGCAATTCTCAGAGCCAACTCAAGCCTCATGGCTTCCAGTGAAACAAATACAAACAGCGAGGGAAGTTACACAAATGCCAGCACAAATCCAACCAACGTCACATCATCTACGGCAACAGTAGTTTCCTAA